In one Solanum lycopersicum chromosome 11, SLM_r2.1 genomic region, the following are encoded:
- the LOC101263658 gene encoding uncharacterized protein yields the protein MADYDAAPTHHHPNNLIQKETALQAINTIIQLHFEKTLEKKRAIDLQKKELWKMFQHFFIFLSLIFLGQALSPKLQCRHCWIPIGLLSLSHLIFYVSVAQTLRCINGFKYQRRCHKLTLGLATERLRQLKMRINNGGVEEIGDEFEIHYQEPPESYFGKFKRNWALHFGFLIFIYGFMVSSSVVILCF from the coding sequence ATGGCGGATTACGATGCCGCCCCAACCCATCACCACCCAAACAATCTGATCCAAAAAGAGACCGCTCTACAAGCAATCAACACAATAATCCAGCTCCATTTCGAAAAAACTCTCGAGAAAAAACGAGCAATCGATTTACAAAAAAAGGAACTATGGAAAATGTTTCAacatttcttcatctttttatcaCTCATCTTCCTGGGTCAAGCTCTTTCTCCGAAGCTTCAATGCCGACATTGTTGGATACCCATTGGTCTTCTCTCGTTATCCCATCTGATTTTCTACGTATCTGTAGCCCAAACATTGAGATGCATCAATGGGTTTAAGTATCAACGGAGATGTCATAAATTAACATTAGGGTTAGCTACAGAAAGGTTAAGGCAACTGAAGATGAGGATTAACAATGGTGGGGTTGAAGAAATTGGGGATGAATTTGAAATACATTATCAAGAACCACCAGAGAGTTATTTTGGTAAGTTTAAGAGAAATTGGGCACTGcattttgggtttttgatttttatttatggaTTTATGGTTTCTTCCTCTGTTGTAATACTCTGTTTTTGA